The following is a genomic window from Vibrio sinaloensis.
TGTCATGTCAGCGACATCGATAACTTCAATGATTGGGTCACAGACCAAACGCCACCGAAGATCTTCAGCCAATTGGTCAAGCAAGGTAAGTTCCCAATCGAGTTACTTGATAGCCATCGCCGGCTTCCCCTACCCGAGGGTGAAATGAGCCACCATCACCAACATGCAGAGCTAGAGCCACAATTTCAGTTACCACCCGATCAGGTATACGTGAGAAAAGAGAACCGCGGACAAGGTTACTTTAGCTGCGGTTGGATATTCGGTTCAGAAGTAACGTTTGATTTCGATGACTTGTTTTCGATGCTCTCTGATCTCAGCGCCGAGCGTGTCAAAGGGGTGCTCAACACCAGCAACGGTTGTTTTGCTTTTAACGTGAGTAACGGTGTCGTATCGGTGAATGAGATGTCGCTGGAAGGGTTTGAAAGCCGCCTCGAGGTGATAGATAGTCAACCGCTGCCATGGGATCAACTCGAAACCATTTTGAAAAAAATTGGCAACATCGAATAACACCTGTCTTAAACGACAAAAGGCGCACGGTGAGTGCGCCCTATCCCTCGTTACTCAATCGTGAGTCTGCGAATCAGGATGTCATTGAGAAGCGACCTGATATTAAAACGAGGCTTTCAACTGTTGTTTGAATCCATCCAAATTGTAGGTAAGGCGATATTTCCTCCATGCGGGTCGGTTCAGATTGCCTTACCCTTTAACTATGGTTCAAAACTGACAATATGCAAGGCAATATCCAGCATGTAACAGGTATTTTTGTGATGTAGCTCGATAAATCCCTGCTAGGCAGCCATAGCCATTCTTCCATGCATAATTGCAAATCAATATTCCATTCTTATCGCTATTGATCACCTTAGACAGGCGTATAATTTGCGCTACAGCCCCTAAGAATAAGCGCAGAGAACGGAGCCTTTACATCAATGACCAAGAGAGAGAAGTTTAAACAGTCCTTGCTTGCTAATGTACCTAAGGATGCGATCAACCAGTTTCTCTCTAAAGACAAAACACCTATTTCGGTATTGATCCTTGCTTTGATTGTCGGCGTGCTTGCAGGCTTGGTCGGCACCTACTTTGATATCGCAGTCCATTTTGTTTCTGAAACCCGAACAGAATGGCTAAAAAGTGAAATCGGCGCAATATTGCCCTTGTGGCTGGCCGCATTTTTGATCAGTGCCGCTCTCGCGTTTGTCGGCTATTTTCTAGTCCATCGCTTTGCCCCTGAAGCCGCAGGTTCGGGCATTCCCGAAATTGAAGGCGCGATGGATGGCATTCGTCCAGTCCGTTGGTGGCGAGTTTTACCGGTCAAATTCATTGGTGGTATGGGCGCTCTCGGCTCTGGCATGGTTTTAGGACGTGAAGGCCCAACGGTACAAATGGGCGGGGCCATCGGACGTATGGTTACTGACATTTTTCGTATCAAAAGTGATGATACACGCCACTCACTGCTTGCGTCTGGCGCAGCTGGCGGATTAGCCGCAGCGTTTAACGCCCCGCTTGCAGGCATTATGTTTGTGGTAGAAGAGATGCGTCCCCAGTTTCGCTACTCATTGATCTCAATTCGCGCAGTTATCATCTCAGCGGTCTCGGCCAATATTGTGTTTCGCTCTATCAATGGTCAAGACGCCGTCATTACTATGCCACAATACCCAGCGCCTGAACTTCCAACCTTGTGGCTGTTTCTACTACTCGGGGCGCTATTTGGCATCTTTGGGGTAGTGTTCAATCAACTCGTCACTCTGGCGCAAGACCTGTTCGTCAAGTTGCACCGCCATGACCGAAAACGTTATCTGTTCATCGGTTCGATTCTAGGTGGTTGTTTTGGCCTCATGCTGATCTATTTTCCTGAGGTTACGGGTGGCGGTATCTCGTTGATTCCAACCATCACCAATGGCGGTTATAGCGCAACACTATTGTTGATGCTGTTCGTTGCTCGCATAGCGACCACCATGATCTGTTTTGGCTCTGGAGCACCAGGGGGAATTTTTGCGCCGATGCTCGCCCTTGGTACGCTATTTGGTTATGCGTTTGCTCTGATTGCAAAAGGATTGCTACCCGAGCTAGACATCACCCCGGGAATGTTTGCCATCGCTGGAATGGGAGCCTTATTTGCCGCAACGGTTCGAGCCCCTATTACCGGCATTTTGTTGGTTATCGAGATGACCAATAACTACTACCTTATTCTGCCTTTGATCATCACCAGTTTAGGCGCAGTGATATTCGCTCAAATGCTCGGTGGCCAGCCCATTTACAGCCAATTGCTGCACAGAACTTTAAAAAATGAGAAGTTAAGACAGAAAGATCTTCCCAGCGACCCGCAATGAGGTTTGCCACGCAACCGTTTGGCTTGGTATTATCGCCGCCACACACAGCTTTGCAATGGAATGGGCTTGCTCCTAAGTATGTGCTATCAAACAGACTGAGCAGCCAAACGACTATCTAAGGACTCGACTTGTTCAATTGGCGACGTTTTACTCAATTTCAGAGTGTGCCTCCTTCTCAAGCCGCGCTGGCGCTCGGTGTAATCGGCCTAGGTCATGCGTGGGCACTGTATATTCCTCAGATCGGTGAAATCATCCGCCCTTACTTGGCTGCATTTGGGGCGCTGTTGCTGTTTCCTGTTTTAGTTAAATATCTCAGCAGTTATCGCACATTCATCAACGACATTCGCCATCCACTTAGCGGCAGCTTAATGGCTCCAATGAGTATGGCGTTACTGATTCTATGCGACTACCTTGCGATCATTTCTCCCATCATCGCCTACCCTCTTTGGTTTGCGGCATTGCTTCTGCACATTACCATGATGACGATGTTTTTCGCCTTTCAAATACGTAACTTCAAGATGTCTAACATTGTGCCAAGCTGGTTTCTCTATCCCGTGGGCGTCATCAGTAGCTCATTGGCCGGCACCCAGTTTGGTCACACTGTTTTTTCAGAAACCATCGTCGCGATTTGTATCACTATCTACTTCTTTATGTTGCCTTTGGTGCTATATCGATTGGTGTTTGAAGGAATGCTTCCCAAAAGGGCTAAGCCAACCTTGGCGATTATGGCAGCGCCAATCAATCTTACTCTCGCGACTTACTTGGTCAACTTTGCCAACCCAGACCCAATTCTTACTGGTGCGCTGGCAGGGATCGCCATCACCATGACCATGTTGATATACCTGTGCTATATACGTTTAGTTCGTATCAAGTTTCAACCCTCAATCGCCGCAGTGACCTTTCCTTCCGTGATCAGTGCCATCGCAATGCATCGATTAACCAGTTTTTTCGGCGAACAATATCCACAGTGGTATTGGCTGCACAGCTTCGGATTGTTTGAGCTTTCGGTCGCGACAGGATTGGTCTGCTGGGTGACCTTCGGCTATTTCAAGATGTATTGGCCTGAAATCTTCACTCAAGAAAATCGAATAAGCAACTAGGCTAATACAACTAATCGCTATAACGTAACGCCTAAGCAGACGGGCCGACGCTATCTACCTATCACCGCCGTTGCGACTGGTGATATTTTTATTTGTAACTATACACACAAACATTAGATTATCGACTCGTAATACTATCAAATCTCATTCATATATTCGGTGTCAGCTGGCAACTGTTTTGAACATAAGGATATATGAAGATGAATAAACTCAATAATTATTCAACCCTACCCGGCTTTATTAACGAAAAGTTAAACGGCTATCTAAATGATTTAATTTATTCCAATAATAATAAGCATCATTTAGTGATGGGCGCCCTGCCAGGTGAACATGATCTTATACTGCAAAGTAACGACTACTTAGATTTAGCCAATAACCAAACCATTATAAATCACCACATCAATGCAATTCGTTCGAGAAAAAATAGCCCATTTATGTCGGGCATTTTTTTGCAGAACGAACAATCCAAACCTAAGGTTGAGCAGAAACTCGCTCACTACACAGGGTTCAAGTCTTGTTTATTATCTCAATCGGGTTGGGCAGCCAATATGGCTTTGTTGCAAACCATTTGCGACACTAGTACTCAGGTCTACGTTGACTTTTTCGCTCATATGTCTTTATGGCAAGGAGCAACAGTAGCAGGTTCAGACGTACACCCGTTTATGCACAACAATGTTAAGCATCTGGAAAAGTTGATTAAACGTCATGGACCTGGGGTGGTATTGATTGACTCGATATATAGCACGATTGGCACCGTTGCTCCAATTGCTGAGATCATTGCCGTCGCCAAAGAGAACGGCTGTGCGATCGTGGTCGATGAATCACACTCACTTGGCACGCACGGTCAAAAGGGTCGTGGCTTGCTGCACGAGCTTAATCTGAGCCATCTTGTCGACTTTATGACCGCGAGTTTAGCCAAAACGTTTGCTTATCGCGCTGGCGCCATATGGTGCAATAACCAAGCGGACCAATGTATCCCTTTTGTCGCGTATCCTGCCATATTCAGCTCAGCCATGCTGCCCCATGAACTCGACAGGCTCGATAAAACATTGGAGGTCATAAAACAGTCGGATGATAAAAGACAACGCTTAGCCGATATCAGTCGTTATATTAAATCTGAATTAGTCAGCAGTGGAATTACCGTACGTAGTGATTCACAAATAATCGCTTTAGAAACAGGTGATGAGCGAAATACCGAAAATGTTAGGGACTATTTAGAAGCAAGCGGTATATTTGGTGCGGTATTTTGTCGCCCTGCAACCACTCGTAATAAGAACATCATCCGGTTTTCAATTAATAGCGCTATGCAAGATAGTGAAATTGAGAAATTAATTTCGGTGTGCCGCAGCGCGCAACATCAACCAGACTTATATATTCTATAATTTTAAAAGCCCACATGGTGGGCTTTTATTTCATTTGGATAACCAATTGGTCAGATACTTACTCGGCTTAAGACTATATCCAGTTGGCTATCTTATCGAGCAGCAAATCCGTGTCTGCTGGCTTTACTATGTAGTCGTTCATCCCGACTTGTTGAATCTTTTCCAACACCGTGTCACTCGAATCGCCAGTATGGGCCAAAATCGGTACCTGATTGTTCGCTGACAAGGATTGGCGAATTTTCAGCGTCGCGGCTAAACCGTCAACTTGGGGCATCTCTAAGTCCATGATGATCAAATCGACACTATGTTGCTCTACTTGGTCAACGGCTTCCTGACCGTTTTTGGCTTGCAACACCTCAAAACCTTGCTGCTCAAGCAGTATCGAGGTGTAGGTTCTCAGCGAGTGATTATCATCCGCTAACAAGATGGTTTTACCTTGGACCACCGGTTTTCTCGGTAGCAAATTTCGGTTGGTACTCGGCGCTTCAAACAGCAGTTCATCCAAAATTTCCCCCGACTTAAGCAAGAAGTTGTGCACTTCAACCGGATAAATTGTCAGGTGACGTTCAACATCATTGTGATAACGGTTTTGTTCATTGAACAGGAACACAATGCGCCCTTCGGTAAAATGAAGTTTACTTTCTAGTTCATGCAGTGCATCGGGATTGGATAACGCCTCATCAAGGTCGATGATGATTAGGTCATACTCAAATTCGTACTCTTGCTTATTGCGCGCCGCCTCTAATGACAACTGACGCAAATTGAAACCTCGATAAAAAGCCTCTTCGTTAACCAGGCGAAATGGCTTACTCTGCCCCCCTACGTATAGCACCGATTTAGACTTCATAATATCGGACTTAATGACCGCGACTTCTTCAGAGCGATATTTAGGAAAACTAAGGGTAAACTCGGTCCATTCACCCAGAGTCGAGCGACAGTGTATCTGCCCCCCCAATGCCACCATCACTTTGCGACAAAACGGTAACCCCA
Proteins encoded in this region:
- a CDS encoding CobW family GTP-binding protein, giving the protein MKTPTNIITGFLGSGKTTAILNLLKEKPADQHWAVLVNEFGEVGIDGAMMTDQGALIKEVPGGCMCCAAGVPMSVAVTALLRTNPDRLIVEPTGLGHAHKVLATLSSAQFEPYIELKATIGLLDPRNLSSAKHMENQNFLDQLAISDIIIGNKVDQCHVSDIDNFNDWVTDQTPPKIFSQLVKQGKFPIELLDSHRRLPLPEGEMSHHHQHAELEPQFQLPPDQVYVRKENRGQGYFSCGWIFGSEVTFDFDDLFSMLSDLSAERVKGVLNTSNGCFAFNVSNGVVSVNEMSLEGFESRLEVIDSQPLPWDQLETILKKIGNIE
- the clcA gene encoding H(+)/Cl(-) exchange transporter ClcA, translating into MTKREKFKQSLLANVPKDAINQFLSKDKTPISVLILALIVGVLAGLVGTYFDIAVHFVSETRTEWLKSEIGAILPLWLAAFLISAALAFVGYFLVHRFAPEAAGSGIPEIEGAMDGIRPVRWWRVLPVKFIGGMGALGSGMVLGREGPTVQMGGAIGRMVTDIFRIKSDDTRHSLLASGAAGGLAAAFNAPLAGIMFVVEEMRPQFRYSLISIRAVIISAVSANIVFRSINGQDAVITMPQYPAPELPTLWLFLLLGALFGIFGVVFNQLVTLAQDLFVKLHRHDRKRYLFIGSILGGCFGLMLIYFPEVTGGGISLIPTITNGGYSATLLLMLFVARIATTMICFGSGAPGGIFAPMLALGTLFGYAFALIAKGLLPELDITPGMFAIAGMGALFAATVRAPITGILLVIEMTNNYYLILPLIITSLGAVIFAQMLGGQPIYSQLLHRTLKNEKLRQKDLPSDPQ
- the cqsA gene encoding alpha-hydroxyketone-type quorum-sensing autoinducer synthase, whose product is MNKLNNYSTLPGFINEKLNGYLNDLIYSNNNKHHLVMGALPGEHDLILQSNDYLDLANNQTIINHHINAIRSRKNSPFMSGIFLQNEQSKPKVEQKLAHYTGFKSCLLSQSGWAANMALLQTICDTSTQVYVDFFAHMSLWQGATVAGSDVHPFMHNNVKHLEKLIKRHGPGVVLIDSIYSTIGTVAPIAEIIAVAKENGCAIVVDESHSLGTHGQKGRGLLHELNLSHLVDFMTASLAKTFAYRAGAIWCNNQADQCIPFVAYPAIFSSAMLPHELDRLDKTLEVIKQSDDKRQRLADISRYIKSELVSSGITVRSDSQIIALETGDERNTENVRDYLEASGIFGAVFCRPATTRNKNIIRFSINSAMQDSEIEKLISVCRSAQHQPDLYIL
- a CDS encoding TDT family transporter: MFNWRRFTQFQSVPPSQAALALGVIGLGHAWALYIPQIGEIIRPYLAAFGALLLFPVLVKYLSSYRTFINDIRHPLSGSLMAPMSMALLILCDYLAIISPIIAYPLWFAALLLHITMMTMFFAFQIRNFKMSNIVPSWFLYPVGVISSSLAGTQFGHTVFSETIVAICITIYFFMLPLVLYRLVFEGMLPKRAKPTLAIMAAPINLTLATYLVNFANPDPILTGALAGIAITMTMLIYLCYIRLVRIKFQPSIAAVTFPSVISAIAMHRLTSFFGEQYPQWYWLHSFGLFELSVATGLVCWVTFGYFKMYWPEIFTQENRISN